A DNA window from Camelina sativa cultivar DH55 chromosome 13, Cs, whole genome shotgun sequence contains the following coding sequences:
- the LOC104736675 gene encoding DEAD-box ATP-dependent RNA helicase 3, chloroplastic, which translates to MASTVGVPSLYQVPHLEISKPNSKKRSNCLSLSLDKPFFTPLSLVRRTRLIHSSSLLVPSAVATPNSVLSEEAFKSLGLSDHDDEFDLDGDNNVEADDGEELAISKLSLPQRLEESLEKRGITHLFPIQRAVLVPALEGRDIIARAKTGTGKTLAFGIPIIKRLTEQAGDYTAFRRSGHLPKFLVLAPTRELAKQVEKEIKESAPYLSTVCVYGGVSYTIQQSALTRGVDVVVGTPGRIIDLIEGRSLKLGEVEYLVLDEADQMLAVGFEEAVESILENLPSKRQSMLFSATMPTWVKKLARKYLDNPLNIDLVGDKDEKLAEGIKLYAIATTSTSKRTILSDLITVYAKGGKTIVFTQTKRDADEVSLALSNSIASEALHGDISQHQRERTLNGFRQGKFTVLVATDVASRGLDIPNVDLVIHYELPNDPETFVHRSGRTGRAGKEGSAILMHTSSQKRTVRSLERDVGCHFEFISPPTVGDLLESSADQVVATLNGVHPDSIKFFSATAQKLFEEKGTDALAAALAHLSGFSQPPSSRSLLSHEKGWVTLQLIRDPANSRGFFSARSVTGFLSDVYRSAADEVGKIFLIADERVQGAVFDLPEEIAKGLLEKEVPEGNSLSLITKLPPLQDDGPSSDNYGRFSSRDRMPRGGGSRGSRGGRGGSSRGRDSWGGDDDRGSRRSGGGGSSWSRGGSSSRGSSDDWLISGRSSSSGRAPSRERSFGGSCFICGKSGHRATDCPDKRGF; encoded by the exons atggcgtcGACGGTAGGAGTTCCATCGCTTTACCAAGTTCCTCACCTTGAAATCTCAAAACCCAATTCCAAAAAGAGGTCTAATTGCTTATCTTTGTCTCTGGATAAGCCTTTCTTCACTCCCTTATCTCTTGTTCGTAGAACTCGTCTTATCcactcctcttctcttcttgttccttCTGCTGTCGCTACTCCTAACTCTGTTCTCAGtgaagaagctttcaaaagTCTTGGTCTTTCTGACCATGACGACGAATTCGACCTTGACGGTGACAACAACGTTGAAGCCGATGATGGTGAAGAACTCGCTATCTCTAAACTTAGTTTGCCTCAGCGTCTTGAAGAGTCTCTTGAGAAGCGTGGTATCACTCACCTCTTCCCCATTCAG AGAGCTGTGTTGGTACCTGCTCTGGAAGGACGTGACATTATAGCTCGTGCAAAGACAGGAACTGGGAAGACTCTAGCTTTTGGTATCCCTATCATTAAACGACTTACTGAGCAAGCTGGAGACTACACTGCTTTCAg GAGGTCTGGTCATCTTCCTAAGTTCCTTGTCCTTGCACCGACTCGTGAACTGGCGAAGCAAGTGGAGAAGGAGATTAAGGAGTCTGCACCTTATTTGAGCACTGTTTGTGTTTATGGTGGGGTTTCTTACACCATTCAGCAGAGTGCTCTGACTCGtggtgttgatgttgttgttggaacTCCTGGAAGGATCATTGATTTGATTGAAGGAAGGAGCCTCAAGTTGGGAGAAGTTGAGTATTTGGTACTTGATGAAGCTGATCAGATGCTTGCTGTTGGGTTCGAGGAGGCTGTGGAATCGATTCTTGAGAATCTTCCATCGAAGCGACAAAGCATGCTTTTCTCAGCAACTATGCCTACTTGGGTCAAGAAGTTGGCAAGGAAGTACCTTGACAACCCCTTGAATATTGATCTG GTTGGAGACAAAGATGAGAAGCTCGCAGAGGGGATCAAACTTTATGCAATCGCAACCACATCTACATCAAAACGCACTATTCTAAGCGACCTTATAACA GTTTATGCGAAGGGTGGCAAGACCATTGTATTTACCCAAACAAAAAGAGATGCAGACGAGGTCTCTCTAGCATTGTCAAACAGTATAGCTTCCGAAGCACTTCATGGAGATATATCCCagcatcaaagagagagaacacTCAATGGTTTTCGCCAAGGAAAATTCACAGTTCTAGTTGCCACTGATGTCGCATCTCGTGGACTTGACATCCCAAATGTTGATCTG GTTATCCACTATGAACTTCCTAATGACCCAGAGACTTTTGTGCACCGTTCTGGTCGTACTGGCCGTGCAGGGAAAGAAGGATCTGCCATTCTCATGCACACCAGCAGCCAAAAGAGAACAGTGAGGTCTCTGGAGCGTGACGTAGGCTGCCATTTTGAATTTATTAGCCCACCAACTGTTGGAGACTTGTTGGAATCTTCAGCAGACCAAGTGGTGGCCACTCTAAATGGTGTTCACCCTGACTCTATAAAGTTTTTCTCAGCAACTGCGCAAAAACTATTTGAGGAAAAAGGAACAGATGCTTTAGCCGCAGCTCTAGCTCACCTTAGTGGTTTCTCTCAGCCGCCTTCGTCGAGATCTCTCCTCAGTCATGAGAAG GGATGGGTGACTTTGCAGTTGATACGAGATCCAGCGAACTCTAGAGGTTTCTTCTCTGCGAGGTCTGTCACTGGTTTTCTTTCTGATGTTTACAGATCAGCTGCAGATGAAGTTGGGAAGATCTTCTTGATCGCAGATGAGAGG GTCCAAGGAGCTGTTTTTGATTTACCAGAGGAAATCGCAAAAGGGCTCCTAGAGAAAGAAGTGCCAGAAGGAAACAGCTTATCCCTAATAACAAAG TTGCCTCCACTGCAAGATGATGGACCATCTAGTGATAACTATGGACGGTTCTCTAGCAGAGACAGGATGCCTAGAGGAGGAGGTTCTAGAGGGTCAAGAGGCGGTAGAGGAGGATCATCAAGAGGCCGTGATAGTTGGGGAGGTGATGATGACAGAGGAAGTAGAAGGAGTGGTGGCGGAGGAAGCAGCTGGTCCCGTGGTGGCAGTAGTTCCAGAGGAAGTTCTGATGATTGGTTGATCAGTGGCAGAAGTTCATCAAGCGGCAGAGCTCCTTCCCGAGAGAG AAGTTTTGGAGGGTCTTGCTTCATTTGTGGGAAGTCAGGGCACAGGGCAACAGATTGTCCTGACAAGAGAGGGTTTTAG
- the LOC104736676 gene encoding transmembrane protein 184A-like: MADLIPFYLNIVAFLCTVGAIALAIFHIYRHLLNYTEPTYQRYIVRIIFMVPVYAFMSFLSLVLPKSSIYFDSIREVYEAWVIYNFLSLCLAWVGGPGSVVLSLSGRSLKPSWSLMTCCFPPLTLDGRFIRRCKQGCLQFVILKPILVAVTLVLYAKGKYKDGNFNPDQAYLYLTIIYTISYTVALYALVLFYMACRDLLQPFNPVPKFVIIKSVVFLTYWQGVLVFLAAKSGFIKTAEEAAHFQNFIICVEMLIAAACHFYAFPYKEYAGANVGGSGSFSGSLSHAVKLNDFYHDTVHQFAPTYHDYVLYNHQDGGDEGTKKYRSRTFVPTGQEMDAMRKNKPVYANKIDGVSVSSSLSSEASSPKSSSVTSDPARSDAAKSSLLVDAPDSLDTMYDMSLIDIDLSSFPSNVPSASESGPR; encoded by the exons ATGGCGGATTTGATACCGTTTTATCTGAACATTGTGGCGTTTCTATGTACTGTTGGAGCCATTGCTTTGGCGATATTTCATATCTACAGGCATCTTTTGAATTACACGGAACCAACTTATCAGAGATATATCGTACGAATCATCTTTATGGTCCCG GTTTATGCCTTCATGTCATTCTTGTCTCTTGTGCTACCTAAAAGCTCGATATATTTTGATTCCATACGAGAAGT ATATGAAGCATGGGTTATTTACAATTTCCTATCGCTGTGTTTGGCATGGGTTGGAGGCCCAGGATCAGTAGTGCTTAGTTTAAGTGGTCGCTCTCTAAAGCCATCGTGGTCTCTCATGACATGTTGCTTTCCACCTTTAACTTTGGACGG GCGTTTTATTCGACGATGCAAGCAAGGTTGTCTGCAGTTTGTTATTCTAAAGCCTATCTTAGTTGCTGTCACACTTGTGCTTTATGCGAAAGGGAAGTACAAGGATGGGAATTTCAACCCTGATCAAGCATATCTCTATCTTACCATCATCTATACCATATCCTACACAGTGGCTTTGTACGCACTTGTGCTGTTTTATATGGCATGCAGAGATCTACTTCAGCCATTCAATCCAGTCCCAAAATTTGTGATCATAAAGTCTGTGGTCTTTCTAACCTATTGGCAG GGTGTTCTAGTTTTTCTTGCTGCAAAATCTGGATTCATAAAGACTGCAGAGGAGGCTGCTCATTTTCAGAATTTTATAATATGTGTCGAGATGCTTATTGCTGCAGCATGCCATTTCTATGCTTTTCCATACAAGGAGTATGCCGGTGCCAATGTTGGTGGATCTGGCAGTTTTTCAGGGAGCCTATCACATGCTGTAAAACTAAATGACTTTTACCATGACACTGTTCACCAG TTTGCTCCTACATATCATGATTATGTGCTCTATAACCATCAAGATGGTGGTGATGAAGGGACAAAGAAGTACCGGTCGAGAACTTTTGTTCCAACTGGCCAAGAGATGGATGCAATGAGAAAGAACAAACCTGTGTATGCAAACAAGATTGATGGTGTTTCGGTGTCAAGTAGTCTATCTTCAGAGGCAAGCTCACCAAAAAGCTCTAGCGTAACTTCTGATCCTGCTCGTTCTGATGCTGCGAAATCTTCCTTGCTTGTGGATGCCCCTGATTCTCTTGATACAATGTATGATATGTCCCTCATTGACATCGATCTATCTAGTTTCCCG
- the LOC104736674 gene encoding uncharacterized protein LOC104736674 translates to MAGTVGKMMMVMALVMMACCLQACNGMKVDETMPAAAMASKLECFKTCSISCGKQNKPCYQDCLTKCGVPQFPSKPSSPSTA, encoded by the coding sequence ATGGCAGGAACTGTGGGtaagatgatgatggtgatggctTTGGTAATGATGGCATGTTGTCTACAAGCATGCAATGGGATGAAGGTTGATGAAACCATGCCAGCGGCAGCGATGGCTTCAAAACTCGAGTGCTTCAAAACATGTTCCATAAGTTGtggcaaacaaaacaaaccatgtTACCAAGATTGTTTGACGAAATGTGGTGTACCTCAATTTCCTTCTAAACCATCATCCCCTTCAACCGCTTAA